CAGGACGGTATAGGAGAGCTGCTGATCGGCACCGGTCTGCTGAGCGCGCGCGGAGCGCAACTGCGCCTGTGCGCTGCGCGTCCCGGCTTGCAGGCGGTCGAATTCCGCCTGCGAAATGAAGCCTTCGGCGAGCAGGCGCCGTGCGCGGGCAAGGTCCGTCACCTGCGCCTCGGACTGCGCGGCGGCGGCGGACGTTTGGGCCGCCGCGCTGCGCACAGTGACTTGCACGTCCTGCGGGTCGAGCCGTGCCAGCATCTGGCCCGCGCGCACCTGCTGCCCTAGTTCGACTGCCCGCTCGGTAATCATGCCGCCGATGCGAAAGCCGTAGTTGCCGGAATAGCGGGAGACAACCTGTCCGGAATAGACGCTGGATACCGCGCCTGATGCAGGTGCGACCACGACGGTTTCCACGGTGCGCGGCGACGCGGCAGTCTGCTCGCCGCGGCCGCAGCCGGCCAGCGATCCGGCTGCGAGCGACATTGCAGCCAGTACAAGGGGCCGGGCGGAGACCGGACGTGTCGCTATCATGTCAGTGCTCCACTCCATATGCGGTGGCCGCCGGCTCACGCAGCAGCGTTGCGGCGAAGGTTTCGACCATCCGCTTATGCGCCTGGGTGCCGTCGATCTCGGGCGCGATCTGCTGGATCAGGGCCGGGAAGGACGCGGGCGGACTGACCGCGTTGTTGATAAGGGCAAAGATGATCGCCGGATGACCGCTGTGGATGACTCCGCGTGCAACGGCTTCCTCAAGCATCGGCCTGATCGCTTCATAGGCGGGCCGCAGGAGAAGTTCGGTCAGCCGGTCGGAGCGCTCAGGCGCTTCCAGGGTGTGACGAGTGATGAAATCGCGCGCTTCGGGGTGCGCCGCATAGAAATCTGCAGCCCGCCCGATCGCTTCTCGCAGTCGCTCGAACACGGGACGCGATGCGTTGCGCGACAGCGCCGCGATCTGCTCCGT
This genomic window from Caenibius tardaugens NBRC 16725 contains:
- a CDS encoding TetR/AcrR family transcriptional regulator — its product is MTANPKPTTAARGRPAKGLRSGRDSLLGAATAAFADLGFDSADLRSIAAAAGVSQNLIRVHFGTKAALWDACLDAIIAVSTPATEQIAALSRNASRPVFERLREAIGRAADFYAAHPEARDFITRHTLEAPERSDRLTELLLRPAYEAIRPMLEEAVARGVIHSGHPAIIFALINNAVSPPASFPALIQQIAPEIDGTQAHKRMVETFAATLLREPAATAYGVEH